Proteins encoded together in one Caldicellulosiruptor saccharolyticus DSM 8903 window:
- a CDS encoding prenyltransferase/squalene oxidase repeat-containing protein: MSLRNIYANRILSILLFLSFFFLLLSNPLLPLAAESTQVDMNESINKAVRWLAQGMNWGDDYIQQIITASNIVKTLKKYKGTEEIIAKASEWLNLQETDNVDLIARVLPCISEEKRKQLISKIVELQNSDGGWGITNEYESDILDTCLVLDSLIEIEGHDHEIQRGVSYLISAQNADGSWGFIENTEGRIYATALARMVLVKYKEIYHVDIADVLDKSAQWLLTQKNENGLWGDPDTTVYLSTFVYKALYKDRWEEVKNIPEKIALLQQPNGSWENDAYITTIALDVLQSYIDEQKVELRDVKILVNGRETKQVKAKEFVEVLPIYQGKDIEVEVAIINPEHEKIFIPKDSLGRYFWFSDVNEEGIYSAEVVLKNKNGEVIASLVKNFNVEPFIKIKSAFIEVIPGVARLYSRITPKLRINLDAEVNIKDEITVRANVYDYNHNIIFNKEMMSRLQNGLNQIEIGAFEPNTKNEGEYNITVTLYYKEKEIIKRYYKFKVLKQLSSVFTSDEDFDRGIMRGVNHEEVHDQLQLNKSAEVFPYIWIANAGEGTLSKIDTRTGQEIARYRTGPDSSTSPSRTAIDKEGNCWVANRGNGTVVKIALSGGIDKNKNGKIDTSYDVNNNGRIDSNEILPWGEDEAVLAVVQVGSSNSIPRAVAIDKEDRVWVGLYNERKFVVLNSDGTKTGIEINVPYGPYGATIDSNGILWAATLGSAIMKIDTNNNTYVKSYSVGGTTYGIVVDKKGIVWSPSFTSSGGIIRFDPVTEQYSIHYGDGSYGRGVAVDNEGNIWAAYSGNHVLNKFSPDGKFLMSVKLYPNGQGPIGVGVDGEGYVWAVNYSTSNAAKIKTDGTIVGFYPVGASPYTYSDMTGFHLKNITAHEGTWTVIHDEGEENCRWKSISWHEKKPAGTDITVSAKAANTLEELESKPYIQVQNNVEIKDLIGRFVQVEVKLKTSNLETPILEDISINSYNRAPIADAGDDITVQAGSDGKAKVLLDGTGSYDPDGDNLTYKWIWDGGQAEGNQPEIILPEGTTKIMLVVNDGKVESEPDFVNVTVVGTNSLKTDLFTDKYEYERGETVNISIYGENSSNLKTQWKLRVDILDRNKNLVANVVNDIPVELYEGEKKNILCKWETGTTLAGYYIVRATWKKENVIAAVNECNFVIRPDGEIYNRVVTDKVEYCADEDVNITETIKNGSTNSIEKGLTVKTKIINLNGEEVWSKVTNIEEILQGETKTIKSSWNTSKSSLGDYTVVSEVYKGNEVIAKTTTMFRIIGSTYKGLRGELEVKPRVIRSTDDVIFDYVLTNTGNTEIGAITSQVKIINPVSMEMVDTLTENNINIGVGQSVYISNTWKHAPLKRGTYLVILDVVYDTEKVTLDSDYILVKGSEKLSSPAFGYTLFSSSSVNPLEIYVYEGCVNGDVHSNSNIQSAGTTLNINGTCSSVGVINTWFQTTNICNVLSNAPYVDIPNVVEEIRSKAQQSATTVNEMRIIDYGNGINIPGNVISESCIEVNGNDLTIGGYLISKNNISFNLRSVKSSCENGIVICSENGDINIHASEVELKGIIYAPNGTVYINVNKFKLTGRIYAKSIKITCLHFEATPTARDIEMLEP; this comes from the coding sequence ATGAGCTTGAGAAACATATATGCAAATCGAATTTTATCGATATTACTGTTTTTATCATTTTTCTTTTTACTGCTGTCAAATCCATTGTTACCTTTGGCAGCAGAATCAACACAGGTTGACATGAACGAAAGCATAAACAAAGCAGTTCGATGGTTAGCACAAGGCATGAACTGGGGAGATGATTATATTCAGCAGATAATAACAGCTTCAAACATTGTGAAAACTCTAAAAAAATACAAGGGAACTGAGGAAATTATAGCTAAAGCATCAGAATGGTTAAATTTACAAGAGACAGATAATGTAGACTTAATAGCAAGGGTGTTACCTTGCATATCAGAAGAAAAAAGAAAACAATTAATTTCAAAAATAGTGGAACTCCAAAATTCTGATGGTGGCTGGGGAATAACCAATGAATACGAAAGTGACATTTTAGATACATGCTTAGTGCTTGACAGTTTAATTGAAATTGAAGGACACGACCACGAAATTCAACGTGGAGTCAGTTATTTGATTTCAGCGCAGAATGCAGATGGAAGCTGGGGGTTTATAGAAAATACAGAAGGTCGTATTTATGCAACAGCATTAGCAAGGATGGTATTAGTGAAGTACAAAGAAATATATCATGTTGATATTGCTGACGTATTGGATAAATCTGCTCAATGGTTGTTAACTCAAAAGAACGAAAACGGCTTGTGGGGTGATCCAGATACTACAGTATATCTATCTACTTTTGTATACAAAGCATTATATAAGGATAGATGGGAAGAAGTTAAGAACATTCCTGAAAAGATAGCTTTGCTTCAACAGCCCAATGGAAGTTGGGAGAATGATGCGTATATAACAACAATTGCGTTAGATGTTTTGCAAAGTTATATTGACGAACAAAAAGTAGAATTAAGAGATGTAAAAATTCTAGTTAATGGGAGAGAAACTAAACAAGTAAAAGCAAAAGAGTTTGTAGAAGTGCTTCCGATTTACCAGGGGAAGGATATTGAAGTTGAGGTGGCAATAATTAATCCGGAACATGAGAAGATATTTATTCCAAAAGATAGCTTGGGAAGGTATTTTTGGTTTTCAGATGTAAATGAAGAAGGTATCTATAGTGCAGAAGTTGTGTTAAAAAATAAAAATGGTGAAGTTATTGCATCATTAGTGAAAAATTTCAATGTTGAGCCTTTTATAAAAATTAAAAGCGCATTTATAGAAGTAATACCTGGAGTTGCAAGGTTGTATAGCAGAATAACACCAAAATTGCGTATCAATTTAGATGCAGAAGTTAACATAAAAGATGAAATTACAGTTAGAGCAAATGTTTACGACTATAACCATAACATTATTTTTAATAAAGAGATGATGTCGAGATTACAAAATGGTTTAAATCAAATTGAAATAGGTGCTTTTGAACCAAATACAAAGAATGAAGGAGAATATAACATTACAGTCACTCTGTATTACAAAGAAAAAGAAATTATAAAGAGATATTACAAATTTAAAGTATTAAAGCAGCTTAGTTCCGTTTTCACATCAGATGAGGATTTTGATAGAGGTATTATGAGAGGAGTCAATCATGAAGAAGTTCATGATCAGCTCCAGCTTAATAAATCTGCTGAAGTATTTCCATATATTTGGATTGCTAATGCGGGTGAGGGAACTTTATCCAAAATTGATACAAGGACAGGGCAAGAAATAGCAAGATATAGAACAGGTCCAGATAGTTCTACAAGTCCATCAAGAACAGCAATTGATAAAGAAGGAAACTGTTGGGTAGCAAACAGAGGTAATGGAACGGTTGTAAAGATAGCTTTATCGGGTGGAATTGATAAAAATAAAAATGGAAAAATAGATACGTCATATGATGTAAACAATAATGGTAGGATTGACTCAAATGAAATTTTGCCATGGGGAGAAGATGAAGCGGTTTTGGCAGTTGTTCAAGTTGGTAGTTCAAATAGTATACCAAGAGCTGTTGCAATAGACAAAGAAGACAGAGTGTGGGTTGGATTATATAATGAGCGGAAATTTGTTGTGTTAAATTCGGACGGAACAAAAACAGGAATTGAAATAAATGTTCCATATGGACCTTATGGTGCGACAATCGATTCTAATGGTATTTTATGGGCAGCTACACTAGGTTCTGCAATTATGAAAATTGATACTAATAACAATACCTATGTGAAGAGTTATTCTGTTGGTGGAACAACTTACGGAATTGTAGTAGATAAGAAAGGGATTGTATGGTCACCTTCATTTACTTCTTCAGGGGGAATTATAAGATTTGATCCAGTTACCGAGCAGTATTCGATCCATTATGGAGATGGTTCATATGGAAGAGGAGTGGCAGTTGATAATGAGGGTAATATTTGGGCAGCATATTCTGGTAATCACGTATTAAACAAATTTTCACCGGATGGGAAATTCTTGATGTCTGTAAAACTTTACCCCAACGGACAAGGCCCTATTGGTGTTGGAGTAGACGGAGAGGGATATGTATGGGCAGTTAATTATTCGACAAGTAACGCAGCAAAGATTAAAACCGATGGAACAATCGTTGGTTTTTACCCTGTTGGTGCTAGTCCATATACGTATAGTGATATGACAGGCTTTCATCTTAAAAATATTACTGCACATGAGGGGACATGGACAGTGATTCATGATGAAGGAGAGGAAAATTGTAGATGGAAGAGTATCAGTTGGCATGAGAAAAAGCCTGCAGGAACAGATATTACTGTAAGTGCGAAAGCTGCTAATACTTTAGAAGAGTTAGAATCCAAACCTTACATCCAGGTTCAAAATAATGTCGAAATTAAAGACTTAATTGGCAGGTTTGTTCAAGTAGAAGTAAAATTAAAAACTTCTAATTTAGAAACACCGATATTAGAAGATATATCAATTAACAGTTATAATAGAGCACCAATAGCAGATGCAGGTGATGATATAACAGTTCAAGCAGGGTCAGATGGAAAAGCCAAAGTGCTGTTAGATGGGACAGGTTCATACGATCCAGATGGCGACAATTTAACATACAAATGGATATGGGACGGAGGCCAGGCAGAGGGGAACCAGCCAGAGATTATTCTACCTGAGGGAACTACTAAAATAATGCTTGTAGTAAATGATGGGAAAGTTGAATCAGAACCGGATTTTGTTAATGTAACTGTTGTTGGTACAAACAGTTTGAAAACTGACCTATTTACTGACAAATATGAATATGAAAGAGGAGAAACTGTAAATATAAGTATATATGGTGAAAATAGCAGCAATTTAAAGACACAGTGGAAATTGAGAGTAGATATTTTAGATAGGAATAAAAATTTGGTTGCAAATGTTGTTAATGACATACCAGTTGAGCTGTATGAGGGTGAGAAGAAAAACATATTATGCAAATGGGAAACAGGAACAACATTAGCTGGTTATTATATTGTAAGAGCTACTTGGAAAAAAGAAAATGTTATAGCTGCTGTCAATGAATGCAATTTTGTTATCAGACCTGATGGGGAAATTTATAACAGAGTGGTTACTGATAAAGTGGAATATTGTGCTGATGAAGATGTGAACATAACTGAAACAATCAAAAATGGCAGTACAAACAGTATTGAAAAGGGGCTTACTGTAAAGACAAAAATTATTAATTTAAATGGTGAAGAAGTATGGAGTAAAGTTACTAATATTGAGGAAATACTTCAGGGTGAGACAAAAACTATAAAAAGTTCGTGGAATACTTCAAAGAGTAGTTTAGGAGATTACACGGTTGTTTCAGAGGTATACAAAGGCAATGAAGTAATCGCAAAAACTACCACAATGTTCAGAATTATTGGAAGTACTTATAAAGGGCTAAGAGGAGAGCTTGAAGTCAAACCAAGAGTTATACGCTCAACAGATGATGTTATATTCGACTATGTTCTTACAAATACAGGGAATACAGAAATTGGTGCTATTACTTCGCAAGTAAAAATTATTAATCCTGTAAGTATGGAGATGGTTGATACATTAACAGAAAACAATATAAATATAGGAGTTGGTCAAAGTGTATATATTAGTAATACATGGAAACATGCTCCATTAAAAAGAGGAACATATTTAGTAATTCTTGATGTTGTTTATGATACAGAAAAAGTAACATTAGACAGTGATTATATACTTGTAAAAGGTTCAGAGAAATTATCAAGTCCAGCATTTGGTTATACCTTATTTTCGTCGAGCAGTGTAAATCCATTGGAGATTTATGTTTATGAAGGCTGTGTAAATGGAGATGTTCATAGCAATAGCAATATTCAATCTGCTGGGACAACGTTGAATATAAACGGCACCTGTTCAAGTGTTGGTGTAATAAACACATGGTTCCAGACAACAAACATATGTAATGTGCTAAGTAATGCTCCTTATGTAGATATACCTAACGTAGTAGAAGAAATTAGAAGTAAAGCTCAACAAAGTGCAACCACCGTAAATGAGATGAGGATTATTGATTATGGAAATGGAATCAATATACCAGGAAACGTCATAAGTGAAAGTTGTATTGAAGTGAATGGGAATGATCTTACAATTGGCGGTTATTTGATATCTAAGAACAATATTTCATTTAATTTAAGAAGTGTAAAAAGCAGCTGTGAGAATGGAATTGTTATTTGTTCAGAAAATGGGGATATAAACATACATGCTTCAGAAGTAGAATTAAAAGGAATTATATATGCTCCTAATGGGACGGTATATATAAATGTGAATAAATTCAAATTAACAGGAAGAATTTATGCCAAGAGTATTAAAATAACATGCTTGCATTTTGAAGCAACACCAACAGCACGTGATATTGAGATGCTAGAACCTTAA
- a CDS encoding transglutaminase-like domain-containing protein encodes MVRSKLSRLIAIVLLVAFIFNFILPTQQFALAKQAKQVESTFKTTTFERKYEIPKTRTKLGCFTDEIYKLYEKLKADIEANDIDKVKSDIKNIKKVLKEIRKSIVTELDKNSKILDKLNATKAKQRHNRFKSELEKKLNNFEVLFDKLDELLNRVKEYKGKDMELLRNKLQEIENILNPEQPQQPLGTLPHNNASLTPPKPAIGNEAAASGYSVAQQESLANVLPKTPVDADLAETAETKFTQEIKNLADSLKTPVRMYEFVKNNIDFEPYYGSRKGATGTLNQLAGNDYDQASLLIAMLRYKGIPSRYVKGIVEVPVEKVKNWTGAQTAEAAVKVLGSLGIPTESVVSGGAIVAVRFEHVWVEAYVPYDYYRGAGAMKGQKVWVPLDPSFKQYSVESGLDIKAVTKVTDEQIMDAFKVSGERDGETITKIDIEKMSSFMDEIKGKLQAYIEGNNLSNVDTNKLIGGKKIKPEKLGMLPITLPFKIVTVLAKTNTIPDASSEKIGFSIRGNEPFNLNFSGTYDFSIQFKAVELYGKKITLSWIPATHEDEEIINHYGGLFKTPAYMVQLKPQLKIDGRVVAEGKAAGFGNRQEFTIEIGHVGRTVEKITNTVTVGGFYSICFDFGKIDVKELDAIKERVSVIKDTVNEESIYTDQVMGEILNSAGKTYFAQLDAFNSIMARAMKVSSVRQVSEAMTGYSPTVKYIFNTPVEVTGGSFYIDVDHDVMGVVSLEGKKQSERGYMITSGVIASALEHGIHEQIFKLPSVSAVKILTEASNRWIPIYTIGKDNIDRINELDVSEHVKTDITNAVNSGKIVIIPQKEIRYYNWQGAGYIVLDPETGAAGYMISGGLAGGSAAIDVMVALVSLTTLAWAIFDVLQISCALIAATNPLLAIIFYSLFVISTINLIMTLETIILYWETRDYEYASQLFGELILNIATFGVFKVIEYLVPGIMTLFKTVKNQLDEIAQIAEQFGDEVAEVAARYGPDAIEAIKRYGPDAARVINNYGDSAVKAMARGIDPALIEKMDSLAVKVKRLVKNFVFPFHSVYCRAVIYCNYIF; translated from the coding sequence ATGGTGCGCAGTAAATTATCAAGACTGATTGCTATTGTATTATTAGTTGCATTTATATTTAACTTTATACTTCCAACTCAACAGTTTGCTTTAGCAAAACAGGCAAAACAAGTTGAGAGTACTTTTAAAACAACGACGTTTGAGAGAAAATATGAAATTCCAAAAACCAGAACAAAACTTGGCTGTTTCACAGATGAAATATATAAACTGTATGAGAAGCTCAAAGCAGACATTGAAGCCAATGACATAGATAAAGTGAAATCTGATATAAAAAACATAAAAAAGGTTTTAAAAGAGATTAGAAAATCTATTGTTACAGAACTTGACAAAAACAGTAAAATACTTGACAAGTTAAATGCAACTAAAGCCAAGCAAAGACATAATCGGTTTAAATCTGAATTGGAAAAGAAATTGAACAATTTTGAAGTCTTATTTGATAAGCTTGATGAACTTTTGAACCGCGTAAAAGAATACAAAGGTAAGGACATGGAACTTCTAAGGAACAAACTTCAGGAGATAGAGAATATATTAAATCCTGAACAGCCCCAGCAACCATTGGGTACACTTCCTCATAACAATGCTAGCTTAACTCCACCTAAACCAGCAATTGGTAATGAAGCCGCAGCATCTGGGTATAGTGTTGCACAACAGGAGTCTTTGGCAAATGTGTTGCCAAAGACTCCTGTTGATGCGGATTTGGCTGAGACTGCTGAGACAAAATTTACACAGGAAATCAAAAATTTAGCTGATTCACTCAAAACACCAGTGAGAATGTATGAATTTGTAAAAAACAACATAGATTTTGAGCCTTACTATGGTTCGAGAAAAGGTGCAACTGGTACGTTAAACCAGTTAGCCGGCAATGACTATGACCAAGCGTCGCTCTTGATAGCAATGTTAAGATACAAGGGCATTCCTTCACGATATGTTAAAGGTATTGTTGAAGTGCCTGTGGAGAAGGTAAAAAATTGGACAGGTGCTCAAACTGCCGAAGCAGCTGTAAAAGTGCTTGGCTCTCTTGGTATACCTACCGAATCTGTTGTGTCTGGTGGTGCAATTGTTGCTGTTCGATTTGAGCATGTTTGGGTAGAAGCATATGTACCCTATGATTACTATCGCGGCGCAGGGGCTATGAAAGGTCAAAAAGTGTGGGTTCCTCTAGATCCAAGTTTCAAACAATATAGTGTAGAATCGGGTTTGGATATTAAAGCAGTCACCAAAGTCACAGATGAGCAAATTATGGATGCATTTAAAGTTAGTGGTGAAAGAGATGGCGAGACCATCACGAAAATAGATATCGAAAAGATGAGCAGCTTCATGGATGAGATTAAAGGGAAGCTGCAAGCCTACATTGAGGGGAATAATCTTAGTAATGTTGATACTAACAAATTGATAGGTGGCAAGAAAATAAAGCCTGAAAAGCTGGGGATGCTTCCTATTACATTGCCATTCAAGATAGTTACAGTACTTGCAAAAACAAATACGATACCTGATGCAAGTAGTGAGAAAATAGGATTTTCAATCAGGGGAAATGAACCGTTCAACTTGAATTTTTCAGGAACGTATGATTTTAGTATTCAGTTCAAGGCAGTTGAACTATATGGTAAAAAGATAACTCTTTCATGGATTCCAGCCACACATGAGGACGAAGAAATTATCAATCATTACGGCGGGTTATTTAAAACACCTGCTTATATGGTTCAGTTGAAACCGCAGCTGAAAATAGATGGCCGGGTTGTTGCAGAAGGTAAGGCAGCAGGATTTGGAAATAGGCAGGAATTTACAATTGAGATAGGACATGTAGGAAGAACTGTTGAGAAGATAACCAACACTGTCACTGTTGGAGGATTTTATAGCATATGTTTTGATTTTGGCAAGATTGATGTTAAAGAACTTGATGCTATCAAAGAGAGAGTGTCAGTCATAAAAGATACAGTAAATGAGGAAAGCATTTATACAGATCAGGTAATGGGAGAGATTTTAAATAGTGCAGGTAAGACATACTTTGCTCAGCTTGATGCATTTAATTCAATTATGGCAAGAGCAATGAAGGTAAGTTCTGTTCGCCAAGTTAGTGAAGCAATGACCGGCTACAGCCCAACTGTAAAGTATATATTCAATACTCCTGTTGAGGTAACAGGCGGTTCGTTTTATATTGATGTAGACCATGATGTAATGGGTGTTGTTAGTCTTGAGGGTAAAAAGCAGAGCGAACGAGGATATATGATAACATCAGGAGTAATAGCTTCTGCGCTAGAGCATGGGATACACGAACAAATATTTAAATTACCTTCAGTTTCAGCAGTAAAGATACTTACAGAAGCAAGCAATAGATGGATACCTATATATACTATAGGCAAGGATAACATTGACAGAATAAATGAACTGGATGTTTCCGAGCATGTTAAAACAGATATCACCAATGCTGTTAACAGCGGGAAGATAGTAATAATACCGCAAAAAGAGATAAGGTACTACAACTGGCAGGGAGCAGGTTATATAGTTTTAGATCCGGAAACTGGCGCAGCAGGATACATGATAAGCGGAGGGCTTGCAGGTGGTTCTGCAGCTATTGATGTTATGGTTGCGCTGGTTAGTTTAACTACACTTGCTTGGGCTATATTTGATGTACTGCAAATATCTTGTGCTTTAATTGCTGCAACCAATCCGCTTTTAGCAATTATATTCTATTCATTGTTTGTAATCAGCACAATCAATCTCATTATGACGTTAGAAACAATAATTTTGTACTGGGAGACAAGAGATTATGAATATGCAAGCCAACTGTTTGGCGAGTTGATACTAAATATTGCTACATTTGGAGTATTTAAGGTAATTGAATATTTAGTACCGGGTATTATGACGTTATTCAAGACGGTAAAAAATCAACTGGATGAGA
- a CDS encoding sporulation protein YunB, with the protein MAFLISGLIIFAIIISNWLENMLINAFEDKAKLKIVEITNISVLQILQDQKVNYDDIVKFEKSKDTSFIKIDTISLNKIISNWVLMINKRINKLTPVEVEFKLGYLFKNIFLNQFGPTLKGNVLYVSAVSYDWQSEFKSAGINQTVHRVYLNLNFEGHMLFLKKKGTFKVPQRVLIAENVYIGEVPKVYIGK; encoded by the coding sequence TTGGCTTTTTTAATCTCAGGTTTAATAATTTTTGCTATTATAATTTCAAATTGGCTTGAAAACATGCTAATAAATGCATTTGAAGATAAAGCAAAACTGAAAATTGTAGAAATTACAAATATTTCGGTCTTGCAAATTCTGCAAGACCAAAAGGTTAACTACGATGACATTGTGAAGTTTGAAAAAAGCAAAGACACATCTTTTATCAAAATTGACACCATTTCCTTAAACAAGATTATATCAAATTGGGTGCTAATGATAAACAAAAGAATAAATAAGCTCACGCCTGTTGAAGTAGAGTTTAAGTTAGGTTACCTTTTTAAAAACATCTTCCTTAATCAATTTGGTCCTACCTTGAAAGGAAATGTTTTGTATGTATCTGCAGTTTCATACGATTGGCAATCAGAGTTCAAGTCAGCTGGAATAAATCAGACAGTCCATAGGGTATACTTAAATTTAAATTTTGAAGGGCATATGCTATTTTTAAAAAAGAAAGGGACATTCAAAGTACCTCAGCGCGTTTTGATTGCTGAAAATGTCTATATTGGCGAAGTACCCAAAGTATATATAGGCAAATAA